Genomic window (Candidatus Omnitrophota bacterium):
CCACTTGAACCTGAAGGCGTCCACGCCGGGGTCCCCGAGATATTTCGTCATATACCCCTTTAACACCTTCAGGTCTTTCTCGTGCACGACCTCGTCCAGCTGCACATAGAACGCCCAGTCGCCACGACAATGCGACATCGCGAAGTTCGTCTCTACCGAGAGCATCTCCTTGCCCTTAGAATCATCCCATTCACCGGTAACAATACGTATCTTATCCGGGGCTATACCGCGGATAAGTTCAAGCGTATTATCTTCCGAGTTCCCTACGTTCACGATAAACTCATCGCATATGGGAAGCACCGACAGGATAGCCTCTTTGTAGGGATAGCTGTACTTTTCTATATTCCTGGCTATGGTAAATCCACTTATTTTCATGACAGGTGTCCTCTTCGGGCCATGTACGGTCTGGTACGTTATTATAGTTAAGTCCTTATTTTTATATCAGATAGGGGCTGAAAATACAACTGGTAATTTCAGCCCGGAGAATGGATCCCTCTTCTGGCAGAAAGAAGCATTACAAGGACCACCAGATTTATGAAAAATACGATAGCGCACGATCGGTATACCCCTATTATCGGGATCATAATGGAAGCACCCACTAGGGCCCCGATCGCGGACCCGCCAAGATCCAGGCCGTAGTTTATCCCGGCCCCCTTCCCTGTCCGTCCGTCCGGGACTATATACCCCTCGGACCCGCCGTTGCAAGAGCATAATTTCACGGACAGAGGGAACTGCACTCCGCCTATAAATCCTGCTATAAAGGGCATTATCGGGTAAATAATGTCCGACCCCAGCCATGAAACGGATGCTGACCGCGTTAACGAAAAGACCGTGAAAACCATGGGAACGATCAGGGGGTACAGGCAAATGCCTATTTGAGCTTTCACGAAGCTTCGCCACGCAGAACTGTCGTTATCGATCGATCTTGCCGAGAACCATCCTCCTAAGGCGGTCCCCAGCATGAATGAGGTAAAGATAATACTGATCTTGTAAAAAACATAGCCATATATGCACTGGAACGACATGAGCACGCATAACTGGAAAAGTATCTCGGAAAACCCGGTAGCGAACACCGCCGCTCTTACCGCGTAAACAGCCTTCTGCCTGCCGCGAGTGAAAAAACACGGGAACATAAGGCACAATATCCCCAGTCCCGACGTCCCGAGTATGACCCCGGAGGTCAAAACGCTCTGCACACGCCGCACAAAAGAAGCCTCACTTTGGGAGTTCCAGAACATTATCGCCAGATACACCGTGAACGGCCTGAAATCCCGGTTGTCGCCACGCGACACCGCGCCTTTGACGCGTTCTTCGGCGTATTCGACCCTTTCAGGCGACATCTTGGCGTCCAGGTAATAATCCCTGACGAATCCCGTCTTGATCCCCATCCGGACCAAACGTTCACTCATCCTCGCCGGGTCCGAGGACAACACGCCCTTGCCGGTGGACGCGAGGAAGTGGATGGTGTCCCCGGGGATCATCATGCATTCCGGAAAGACCCGTTCCATGCTTCCATAAATAGACCCCAGGTATCCGGCCAGATCATCGCTGATATAATTCTCCGACGATGTCAGGGAAAGGGATAACACCGCGTTCTTTTTCATTACCCGGGCTACCATCCGGAAAAAATCCACCGTATAGAACCTGTTCAGCTGGAGGCTCAAAGGATCACCGAGATTTATTATCACGCTATCATATGGACCCGGGAACTTTCTCAAGAACGCCCTGCCATCCATGTTTATGATATTCACCCGGCTGTCCTGCATGGACCTGTCTCCCGGGAGATAGCGTTCCGCCATACGAATGACCAGCGGGTCCAACTCGACATAATCCACTCGCTTGACGGGATATTTCAGGAGTTCACCCAACACCCCGCCGCATCCCCCTCCGACAAGAAGAATGTCATCCCAACTGTCCAACTCAAGCATGGGAAAGTGCGCGGTCTCCTCGGAAGATAACTCATCCGGGACAGTATAAAGATGTAATCCATTCTCGAAAAAAGATGTTTGACCGGACATAGCGGTCACGGTTATGTTCCCGTATATGGAATTCCTTGAGTCAAGAGTGTTGAACCCTTTCCATAATATGTCACGCGATACTCTCTCAAGATAGGTCCCGGCAGGCTGGGAAAGGATAAGCGTAAATGCCGCCAATACGGCAAACACAGTCACGATAAAGTGTTTTGTCGGCCCTTTTCTGTTCGCGGAATAAAGCAATATCCCGCCCATGATCATGTTCAGGGAAGCCATAGCGGCAAGTATGCGGAATACCGGCAGGCAAATAACGAAAAAGGAGCTTGTCAGCACCCCTCCGGCGAGGGCACCCGCGGCTTCGGCGACATATACCTCGATCATCCCCCGCTCCGCGCTCCCCTTGAACAACGTGTAGGCCCTGACACCCTGACTGAACATGAAACCCATGAAAAAACAGATCGGGCCGAGCATTACGACCGATGTCCATAACATGCTCCAAAAACCCAGGAGCTCCCCGGGCAATACACCGGCTATGCTCCTTATAGACCTTATCCCCAGGAATATCGCCGGCAGCGCGATGGAAACCATGAGGTGGCATATGGCCAAAGACCTGACCCCGCTACCCGTCTTCCGGGACAACGCCGCGGAAACACAACTTCCGAGCGCCCCCCACAACAGCCACGAAGCAAGAACGATACCGATGGAAAGTTCGTTCCCATAAAACACTATCAGGAATTCCCGTACAGCCAGTATCTGTACTGACATCGCGGTGAACCCCGCGAGAAAAACCGATAGTTGTACGTATCTCCTGTGCATGATCGTATTGTTCACTTCCAGATGCCGGATATGGACGTCCCGCAATACTTACATCTTCCCGACCCGACATCGTTGCCAAGCACTTTGTATCCCATGCGGCGTATCACGGTCTTCCCGCATCCAGGGCAAATGGTATCTTCCGCCCCAGGATCCGGCACATTCCCGATGTATACGAAAAAAAGCCCTTCTTCCCTGGCTATATCCCTCGCCTTACGCAAAGTATCTACCGGTGTAGGGTTAAGGTACCTGAGCTTATACTGCGGCCAGAACCTGGAGAAATGGAGCGGGACATCCGGGCCCAGTTCGTCCCTGATCCATTTTGCCATGCGCCTTATATCCGCCATATTATCATTAAGGCCGGGCACCAGGAGGTTCGTTATCTCCAGCCAGACACCTTTTGCCCGGAGCATCTTCAGCGTTGCGAGGATATCATCCAGCTCCTGCGCGCATACGCTCCGGAGATATTCCCTGTCAAAGCCTTTAAGGTCCACGTTGGCCGCGTCTATCACGCCGCACATCGCGCGCAAAGGCTCAGGGCATATTTTACCGCCCGTCACGATGATGTTGCGTAGCCCTCCCTCCCTGGCGGCACGGGAAGCATCCATGACGTATTCGTAGAAGACCACGGGCTCGGTATATGTGTAAGCTATGGAATCACACCCGGCCGCGAGCGCGTTCGAGACCAGGGAAGAACAGGTCAGGATGGAATTGTCGGTATCTTCGGGCGGGACCTGTGAAATGCCCCAGTTCTGGCAGTATTTACACCGCGAATTACATCCGGCTGTCGCGATAGAGAAGGCCTTGCTCCCGGGCAACATATGGAAAACAGGCTTTTTCTCAATGGGGTCGATATGGGAGGCGCAGATCAGCTCATATACAAGGCTGTATAATTTACCATTCTCAGGTTCACGCGCGCGGCAAAATCCTCTTTGCCCGTCACCCATCACACAATTATTCGGGCAGAGCACACACTTTACTTTTCCCCCCGGGAGGGTCTCATAATAAAGTGCCTCCCTCATCCCCCTTCTCTCCTTTACGGACGCAAGGGCGGCCTTACCGGGAAATATCCCCGCTCCCGACGCGGCGGCTATCATGGCTCCTGCCCTGACGGCTTCGTGGAGGAATTCCCTGCGGGTGATCCTCTTTGACCATATTTCCTCTATCCGGGCCAGAATGTCCATACCACACCTTAACGGCGCATTCCGCGCCATGCTGTCACGGAAGCCGCGTATTGTTCCTGATCTCACGCATATAAATCTCCCGGACAAGGTTAAAGTATCCCACAAGGTCCCCGGAAGCGTAATCGGGATATGTCCAGGGCCATGGAGTGAAAGTCCCTTTCCGGAAGTGCAACGTGCATTCAGCGTAAATGTTCTTTCCCACATATATCCTGTGGTTATAATCTTTCGTGGTCAAGAGTACGAGCTTTGCTTCCGTTACATATCCCGGATCGATGTTGACCGTGCGTCTGCCCCCCCGGCTAAGCCTTTCCTCTACGCGATTAGTATGGATCTTTATATCCGGAGCGGACGCGATATCCACATTCCTCTCAAAACATATTAATTTACGCCTGAGGCCTCCACCCAGTTCCTCTTCATAATAATCGGTGTAATCAAAAGGGAACATCCGGGACATATCCCCGCGCACAGGCCCGTAACGCCTGAGGAGGGCTTTCTCCGCGAGAGCGAGCATCCCTTCGTCACCAAAGATCA
Coding sequences:
- a CDS encoding DUF4416 family protein, with translation MGKIGRHKTVKLIASLIFGDEGMLALAEKALLRRYGPVRGDMSRMFPFDYTDYYEEELGGGLRRKLICFERNVDIASAPDIKIHTNRVEERLSRGGRRTVNIDPGYVTEAKLVLLTTKDYNHRIYVGKNIYAECTLHFRKGTFTPWPWTYPDYASGDLVGYFNLVREIYMREIRNNTRLP
- the amrS gene encoding AmmeMemoRadiSam system radical SAM enzyme, with the translated sequence MDILARIEEIWSKRITRREFLHEAVRAGAMIAAASGAGIFPGKAALASVKERRGMREALYYETLPGGKVKCVLCPNNCVMGDGQRGFCRAREPENGKLYSLVYELICASHIDPIEKKPVFHMLPGSKAFSIATAGCNSRCKYCQNWGISQVPPEDTDNSILTCSSLVSNALAAGCDSIAYTYTEPVVFYEYVMDASRAAREGGLRNIIVTGGKICPEPLRAMCGVIDAANVDLKGFDREYLRSVCAQELDDILATLKMLRAKGVWLEITNLLVPGLNDNMADIRRMAKWIRDELGPDVPLHFSRFWPQYKLRYLNPTPVDTLRKARDIAREEGLFFVYIGNVPDPGAEDTICPGCGKTVIRRMGYKVLGNDVGSGRCKYCGTSISGIWK